The Bacteroidales bacterium DNA segment CCCCTATGATCTCCCTGAAGGGACAGAGATCGCGCTTACCATCGAAGTGAACGAATCACGAGAAGTTAAGGTTGAGGCGTTCATTTTATCTATTGATCTTACGTTCAGTGCGCGTGCCACAATCTACGCCGAAAACTTGAGTGTCGAGGAAATGGAGGCACAGTTGAAAGAACAAGGCGATCGAGCAAAGAAAGTCGAACAGTCCTGCACTCCAGAAGAAAAAGGCAAACTACAGAATCTCGTTCAATCACTCGAGACTAGCTTGGCGACCGCCAAAGTCGACGAAGACGAGAAGCGAAAAGCAGACAAGCAACTTAAGGACTTGAAGATACGACTCGACGGCCTCGAGAAGATGAAAGAGCTCCCCCAGCTCAAAGCCGAATACGATGAAAAAGTGAAAAGTCTGGAGGAGATCATCAATGAGTATGGTGATCAGACGGAAAAGAACATGTACCTAGACCAGCTACGTGTAATCAAGGAGGAAGGTGATCTGGCCGTAGAGAAGCAAGACAAAGTTATGCTTAGCCGATCACTTGAGCAATTGCAAGAACTCAGTCACAAAGTGCTTTTCTCAAATCCGACCTCGTGGGTGTACATGTTCAACAAAATAAAAGAAACGAGCCATGCTTGGACTAGCCCGAAAGAGGCCGAGTATTACATGAACAAAGGTCAGCGTGCTCTAGAGCTCGGCGATGCTGAAGAACTCAAAAGGTCGGTTCATAATCTAATGCTCCTCCTCCCTCCGAGCGAGCAGAAAATGATACAGGGCAATATGTCCGGCATCACCAAATAATTTTATGTCAAATCTACTAAAAAATAACGCATATCACATCCTCGGACTCGACACCTCGGCCGCCCAGCGAGATATTCAAAAACGTGCGAAAGAGATTGTTAAAGTCCTCCAGATCGATGACGTGCCGGAATACGATCTAGACCTTGGCATATTCGATAACTTCCGAACGGAGGATGCGGTCAAAGATGCTATCCAAAAACTAACCTCGCCCAAAAAGCAGATCAAAGACTACTTCTTTTGGTTTCATATTTCTGATGAGGTGGACGAACAAGCCGTAGGCATTCTCCGCAAAAAAGACCCGGAGGGATCTATACGGGTTTGGGAGCACAACGCAGAGGGTGATTCGACAAAGGCGATGTTCTACAAAAAGAACCTTGCGCTTCTGTACTGCATTCTGCTTTTCAAAGAAGACAACAAGCGATACCTCAAAGAGTCGCTTCAAATCTGGCACGAGCTTATCAACTCGTCGAAATTCTGGACTGCTTTCACAAAAGTATATAAACACAACGATGAGCTCGACACCGATCAAGAGATTCTATCAGATTTCCATAAACATGCCGCCTCCTTCCTTTCCGATCTATATACGGAGATCAGTCATGCACGCGGAGACGATAGCTACGTGGCGGAGTTCACCAAAGTATTTAACCTTCGCGGAGAAAAGACGGAGAAATTGGTAATGGCACCTATATTCCATGAGATTACTGATGCCGTCGAGAAGCTTGAGGCAATGAAAGTGTCTGAGGATGGGGAATTAGACAAAGAGGAAGCAACTCAGATAAAACAGCATGTTACTAAGATTCAGGATTGTTGCAATAAACTGATCGATCTCGGCTTGTATGACGATAGCCAATCAAAGACGATACGTGATCGCGCCGCTACTGCTATTCGATCCATTGTCCTCGACATTCACAATAATCTGGACGATATGTCGAAGGCGGAGCAACTCTTAAAGATTGCCATGCAATTTGTGGGTACGTCCGGAATGGAAAACAAATTAAAGCAAGACCTCGATCAGTTTGAAAAGAATAAAAAGTTCTTGAATGCAACAGCTCCCATCATGGCACTCATGAACGAGAAAAAGTTCGCCGAAGCAATAGCTCTTATAGATCACAAAAAGGCAGAGAGCAAAGACCTTGAATTCAATGTTGCGATGGACAACAAGAAGAAAGAGGCCGTGACAATGTACGCAGTAGTCGAGTTCATCGACGCAAAAAAACTGTTTGAAGCCGAGAAGTACGATGAGGCATCGCCTCGCCTCCAAAAGTCGGCCTCGATCGTGTACGACAATATCGAGATATTCGATGTGGACAAGAGCGTGATTGATTCTTGGCTCGAACTAATAAAGAACAACGTGAAAATTCTCACTTCAGAAAACGCGAGCGAAGTCGATGAGGTGCAAAATAAGATGTTGAAGAAAATTGACGAAGCGTTTGATGAACGGTGGGAACAGATGGCAATCAAAACCCTCCTCAATTCTTACTATTACGTCGGGCTTGGTGAGGTAATTAAAAAGAAAAAATCGTCGAATGTCGCATCGACGATCATACAGTGGGCTGTGACCATCGGCATTATATGGTTAATCGGCGCAATATTTGGATAAATTTATGAACGAAAAAAAATCATTAAACTTTGACTTCTTGGATGACAGCCCTAAAAAGGCCGAGGATACTGTTATCGAACACCCTCAACCAGAAGTATCAGCGCAGCCTGTTTCAAAAGGAGAAAACGATGTCGGGTTCTTTCAATATTTCAAAGAATGTTATACAGATTTCAGTAAATTCAGTGAAAAGTATCTGACAAGAAAAAGCCCTCGATACTTTTTCATAGCGATATTAATTTATGGTATGGGGAGCGCGGCAGATCGATTGATAGGATCAATTGGAGATTATTCGAGTTGGGGAGAGGTCTGGGCCATAACAGCAATTGGCGGGCTCATCGGGGGATTCATTTCGTATTATATTGCCGGAACGATTTATCACTGGCGAGTTAAGTGGTCAAAAGGCCGTGATGATGAAAACACCTCAAAACATATCTGGCTCTTTTCAGGCCTACCTATCGCAGCAACAAG contains these protein-coding regions:
- a CDS encoding YIP1 family protein; the encoded protein is MNEKKSLNFDFLDDSPKKAEDTVIEHPQPEVSAQPVSKGENDVGFFQYFKECYTDFSKFSEKYLTRKSPRYFFIAILIYGMGSAADRLIGSIGDYSSWGEVWAITAIGGLIGGFISYYIAGTIYHWRVKWSKGRDDENTSKHIWLFSGLPIAATSLLSLIFNQMAYGSDYFNGESTAVDVIILLVSIAAIIYSINISYKAVRHVQKVERGRAIWWFIVAPAIFYIIVFGTGFASGL